In Doryrhamphus excisus isolate RoL2022-K1 chromosome 21, RoL_Dexc_1.0, whole genome shotgun sequence, a single genomic region encodes these proteins:
- the arfgef1 gene encoding brefeldin A-inhibited guanine nucleotide-exchange protein 1 isoform X1, with translation MFEGKKTKNMFLTRALEKILADKEVKKAHHSQLRKACEVALEEIKEESEKLSPPSGDGKSGSGTLPPIKSKTNFIEADKYFLPFELACQSKCPRIVITSLDCLQKLIAYGHLTGSAPDSTAPGKKLIDRIIETICACFQGPQTDEGVQLQIIKALLTAVTSQHIEIHEGTVLQAVRTCYNIYLASKNLINQTTAKATLTQMLNVIFARMENQALTNHKLSWSLASRKRDRQLQEAKQLERERHRQHSPLTQNSTEPDSPQLQAHTPPKAPGQEANGPVTPLTPSITAPSTPSSPSTPAPEGDDSSSRSSPGERRPVYESPDPENGSEFCGAENEQTEADQATAAAQNAAGEEEEEDIEEGPNYEEKAQEIVQSILQEVVNTVAGGHCLDPAHLCSDSKDPTGEPAQSEQAEAVPKTSQNSLEEESTLGSDSEHVHANGIPGTPISASFTPSLPDDRLSVSSTDTQESGATPGQPPGAKFSHILQKDAFLVFRSLCKLSMKPLSDGPPDPKSHELRSKVLSLQLLLSILQNAGPIFKTNEMFINAIKQYLCVALSKNGVSSVPEVFELSLSIFLTLLSHFKTHLKMQIEVFFKEIFLYILETSTSSYDHKWMVIQTLTRICADAQSVVDIYVNYDCDLNAANIFERLVNDLSKIAQGRAGHELGTTPLQELTLRKKGLECLVSILKCMVEWSKDQYVNPNSQTSLGQEKPSEQESSETRAPETINRYGSINSLDSTASSGIGSYSTQMSGTDNPEQFEVLKQQKEIIEQGIDLFNKKPKRGIQYLQEQGMLGTTPEDLAQFLHQEERLDSTQVGEFLGDNDRFNKEVMYAYVDQMDFQGKDFVSALRMFLEGFRLPGEAQKIDRLMEKFAARYLECNQGQTLFASADTAYVLAYSIIMLTTDLHSPQVKNKMTKEQYIKMNRGINDSKDLPEEYLSAIYDEIAGKKIAMKETKELTMKSSKQSVASEKQRRLLYNVEMEQMAKTAKALMEAVSHVQAPFTSATHLEHVRPMFKLAWTPFLAAFSVGLQDCDDTEVASLCLEGIRCAIRIACIFCIQLERDAYVQALARFTLLTASSGIAEMKQKNIDTIKTLITVAHTDGNYLGNSWHEIMKCISQLELAQLIGTGVKARYISGTVRGREGFVASAKEQNNDEYLGLVGGTVDRKQIASIQESIGETSSQSVVVAVDRIFTGSTRLDGNAIVDFVRWLCAVSMDELASPTHPRMFSLQKIVEISYYNMGRIRLQWSRIWEVIGDHFNKVGCNSNEDVAIFAVDSLRQLSMKFLEKGELANFRFQKDFLRPFEHIMKKNRSPTIRDMVVRCIAQMVNSQAGNIRSGWKNIFSVFHLAASDQDESIVELAFQTTGHIVTNVFEKHFAATIDSFQDAVKCLSEFACNASFPDTSMEAIRLIRHCAKYVSERPQAFKDYTSDDMNVAPEDRVWVRGWFPILFELSCIINRCKLDVRTRGLTVMFEVMKTYGHTFEKHWWQDLFRIVFRIFDNMKLPEQQTEKAEWMTTTCNHALYAICDVFTQYFESLNDVLLDDILSQLYWCVQQDNEQLARSGTNCLENVVILNGEKFSPETWDKTCNCMLDIFKTTIPHALLTWRPAGAEGEHFSQSLSDKQLDSISQKSVDLQLRPDDQRSISSADRVSMENRRQSQQGATPVVPNEDGVRSRSSPRVLEQRLFAALLIKCVVQLELIQTIDNIVFFPATSKKEDAENFAAAQRDAVNASDVPMETQDQGMFRYLTSQQLFKLLDCLLESHRFAKAFNSNNEQRTLLWKAGFKGKSKPNLLKQETSSLACSLRILFRMYTDETRQDAWEEVQRRLLDVCSEAVAYFLALTSESHRESWTNLLLLFLTKVLKISDERFKAHASRYYPLLCEIMQLDLIPELRAVLRKFYLRIGLVFHIAPLPTTEPDAAERDTSPEAEEEAQQ, from the exons ATGTTTGAGGGCAAAAAGACGAAAAACATGTTCCTCACCAGAGCTTTGGAGAAGATTTTGGCGGACAAGGAGGTGAAAAAAGCCCATCACTCCCAACTGCGCAAAGCCTGCGAAGTGGCACTAG AGGAAATCAAAGAGGAATCAGAAAAATTAAG TCCGCCCAGCGGAGATGGTAAATCAGGTTCTGGCACTTTACCGCCCATCAAGTCAAAGACCAACTTTATCGAAGCCGACAAGTACTTCTTGCCGTTCGAGCTGGCCTGTCAGTCCAAATGTCCCCGCATCGTCATCACCTCGCTCGACTGTTTACAG AAGCTGATAGCGTACGGCCACCTTACAGGCAGCGCTCCAGACAGCACGGCCCCGGGCAAGAAGCTCATAGATCGGATCATCGAGACAATCTGCGCATGCTTCCAGGGGCCGCAAACGGACGAGGGCGTGCAGCTGCAGATCATCAAG GCTCTGCTGACTGCCGTGACGTCGCAGCACATCGAGATCCACGAGGGCACCGTGCTGCAGGCGGTGCGCACCTGCTACAACATCTACCTGGCCAGCAAGAACCTCATCAACCAGACAACAGCCAAGGCTACGCTCACCCAGATGCTTAACGTCATCTTCGCTCGCATGGAGAACCAAGCA CTTACAAATCACAAGCTATCTTGGTCTCTGGCCTCCAGAAAGCGTGATCGCCAG TTGCAGGAGGCGAAGCAGCTGGAAAGAGAGCGTCACCGGCAGCACTCCCCGCTCACCCAGAACAGCACGGAGCCAGACTCCCCTCAGCTACAAGCCCACACGCCGCCCAAGGCCCCCGGCCAGGAGGCCAACGGGCCCGTCACCCCTCTGACCCCGAGCATCACCGCCCCGTCCACCCCATCGTCGCCCTCCACGCCAGCCCCAGAGGGCGACGACAGCAGTAGCAGGTCTTCGCCCGGGGAGCGGAGGCCAGTCTACGAGAGCCCCGATCCGGAAAACGGTTCGGAGTTCTGCGGGGCCGAGAATGAACAGACTGAGGCGGACCAAGCCACGGCGGCAGCACAGA ATGCAGCAggcgaggaggaagaggaggacattGAAGAAGGTCCAAACTACGAGGAAAAAGCGCAGGAGATTGTGCAGAGCATCCTGCAAGAGGTGGTCAACACTGTGGCAGGAG GTCACTGCCTGGACCCCGCCCACCTCTGCTCCGACTCCAAGGACCCGACGGGCGAACCGGCGCAGTCGGAGCAAGCCGAGGCGGTCCCGAAGACCTCCCAGAACTCCCTGGAGGAGGAGAGCACGCTGGGGAGCGACAGCGAGCACGTGCATGCCAACGGCATCCCCGGCACGCCTATTTCCGCCAGCTTTACGCCGTCGCTGCCTGACGACAGACTGTCCGTCTCGTCCACTGACACTCAG GAATCGGGAGCAACGCCGGGTCAGCCGCCTGGCGCCAAGTTCTCTCACATTCTCCAGAAAGACGCCTTCCTGGTGTTTCGCTCCCTCTGCAAGCTGTCCATGAAACCTCTGTCGGACGGACCGCCTGATCCAAA GTCTCACGAGCTGCGATCGAAGGTGCTCTCCCTCCAGCTGCTGCTCTCCATCCTCCAGAACGCCGGGCCCATCTTCAAGACCAACGAGATGTTCATCAACGCCATCAAGCAGTACCTGTGCGTGGCGCTGTCCAAGAACGGCGTCTCCTCCGTGCCCGAGGTCTTCGAGCTCTCGCTTTCCATTTTCCTCACGTTGCTGTCGCACTTCAAGACGCACCTCAAGATGCAAATCGAG GTTTTCTTCAAAGAGATTTTCCTCTACATTCTGGAGACCTCCACGAGCTCCTACGACCACAAATGGATGGTCATACAGACCCTGACTAGAATATGCGCAG ATGCCCAGAGTGTGGTGGACATCTACGTCAACTACGACTGCGACTTGAACGCCGCCAACATATTCGAGCGACTGGTCAACGACCTCTCCAAAATAGCGCAGGGTCGCGCCGGCCACGAGCTCGGCACCACACCCCTGCAG GAGCTGACCTTGAGAAAGAAAGGCCTCGAATGTCTGGTCTCCATCCTGAAATGTATGGTGGAGTGGAGCAAGGACCAATACGTCAACCCCAACTCTCAGACCAGCCTTG GCCAGGAGAAACCGTCAGAGCAGGAGAGCAGCGAGACCCGGGCCCCTGAAACCATCAATCGCTACGGGAGCATCAACTCCCTGGATTCCACCGCCTCGTCTGGTATCGGCAGCTACAGCACTCAGATGTCGGGGACGGACAACCCGGAGCAGTTCGAGGTCCTCAAACAGCAGAAGGAGATCATCGAACAGGGGATCGACCT GTTCAATAAGAAACCAAAGAGGGGCATCCAGTATCTTCAAgagcaaggcatgctgggtacaaCGCCCGAAGACCTGGCTCAGTTCCTGCATCAAGAGGAGCGCCTTGATTCG actCAAGTGGGGGAGTTTCTTGGCGATAATGACCGTTTTAATAAAGAGGTGATGTACGCCTACGTGGATCAAATGGACTTCCAAGGCAAAGACTTTGTCTCGGCGCTCAGGATGTTCCTGGAGGGCTTTCGGCTGCCCGGCGAGGCCCAGAAGATTGACCGGCTCATGGAGAAATTTGCCGCAAGATATCTGGAATGCAATCAGGG gcAAACCCTCTTTGCAAGTGCTGACACTGCCTACGTGCTTGCCTACTCCATCATCATGCTGACAACTGACCTTCACAGTCCACAA GTAAAGAATAAAATGACAAAGGAGCAGTACATCAAGATGAACCGCGGCATCAACGACAGCAAAGACCTCCCGGAGGAATACCTGTCAGCCATCTATGATGAGATTGCGGGGAAAAAGATCGCCATGAAGGAGACGAAAGAGCTCACCATGAAGTCCAGCAAGCAGA GTGTGGCCAGCGAAAAGCAGCGCCGCCTTCTCTACAACGTGGAAATGGAACAGATGGCCAAGACGGCCAAAGCCCTAATGGAGGCCGTCAGCCACGTGCAGGCTCCGTTCACCAGCGCCACTCACCTGGAGCACGTCAGGCCCATGTTTAAG CTGGCGTGGACCCCCTTTCTGGCCGCGTTTAGTGTAGGTCTCCAGGACTGTGACGACACCGAAGTGGCGTCGTTGTGTCTGGAAGGGATCCGCTGTGCCATCAGAATAGCGTGCATCTTCTGCATACAG CTGGAGAGGGATGCCTACGTGCAAGCCTTGGCGAGGTTCACGCTGCTCACCGCCAGCTCGGGCATCGCTGAGATGAAGCAGAAGAACATTGACACCATTAAGACCCTCATCACTGTGGCACACACTGACGGAAACTACCTGGGAAACTCCTGGCAcgag ATCATGAAGTGCATCAGTCAGCTGGAGCTGGCCCAGCTTATCGGCACCGGGGTGAAGGCCCGCTACATCTCAGGGACAGTGAGGGGCAGAGAGGGCTTTGTGGCCAGTGCCAAGGAACAGAACAACGACGAGTACCTAGGCCTGG TTGGCGGGACGGTAGACCGGAAGCAGATTGCCAGCATCCAGGAGTCCATCGGAGAAACCAGTTCGCAGAGTGTGGTGGTGGCTGTGGACAG GATATTCACAGGCTCAACCAGACTCGACGGCAACGCAATAG TGGATTTCGTGCGCTGGCTGTGCGCTGTGTCTATGGATGAGCTGGCCTCGCCTACGCACCCGCGAATGTTCAGCCTGCAGAAAATAGTGGAGATCTCCTACTACAACATGGGCCGCATCAGGCTGCAGTGGTCCAGGATCTGGGAGGTCATCGGAGACCACTTCAACAAG GTTGGCTGTAATTCCAATGAGGACGTGGCCATCTTCGCGGTGGACTCCCTCAGGCAGCTGTCCATGAAGTTCTTGGAGAAAGGCGAGCTGGCCAACTTCAGATTCCAGAAGGACTTCCTGAGGCCGTTTGAGCACATCATGAAGAAGAACAG GTCTCCCACGATTAGAGACATGGTGGTGCGCTGCATTGCTCAGATGGTTAACTCCCAGGCGGGGAACATCCGTTCAGGCTGGAAGAACATCTTCTCCGTCTTCCACCTGGCTGCGTCCGACCAGGATGAGAGCATTGTGGAGCTGGCCTTCCAGACCACGGGGCACATCGTCA CGAATGTATTCGAGAAGCACTTTGCGGCCACCATCGACTCCTTCCAGGACGCTGTCAAGTGTCTGTCGGAATTCGCCTGCAACGCCTCCTTTCCGGACACCAGCATGGAAGCCATCCGCCTCATCAGACACTGCGCCAAATACGTCTCCGAGAGGCCACAG GCCTTCAAAGACTACACCAGTGATGACATGAATGTAGCACCAGAGGACCGCGTGTGGGTACGAGGCTGGTTCCCCATTCTCTTCGAGCTCTCCTGCATCATCAATCGGTGTAAATTGGACGTCCGCACCAG GGGCTTGACGGTGATGTTTGAAGTGATGAAGACATACGGACACACCTTCGAGAAACACTGGTGGCAAGATCTGTTCAGGATCGTCTTCAGGATCTTTGACAACATGAAGCTGCCCGAGCAACAGACGGAG AAAGCGGAGTGGATGACGACCACCTGCAACCACGCACTTTACGCCATCTGCGATGTCTTCACTCAGTACTTTGAGTCATTGAACGACGTGCTGCTGGATGACATTTTATCCCAGCTGTACTGGTGTGTGcagcaag ATAACGAGCAGCTAGCGCGTTCAGGCACCAACTGTCTGGAGAACGTGGTCATCCTGAATGGTGAGAAGTTCTCCCCGGAGACGTGGGACAAGACGTGCAACTGCATGCTGGACATATTCAAGACCACCATCCCACATGC ACTGCTAACATGGAGACCAGCGGGAGCAGAAGGAGAACACTTTTCACAAAGTCTGTCAGACAAGCAGCTG GACTCCATTTCCCAGAAGTCAGTGGACCTCCAGCTCCGCCCCGATGACCAGCGCTCCATCAGTAGCGCCGACAGGGTCTCCATGGAGAACCGTCGTCAGAGCCAGCAGGGCGCCACACCCGTTGTCCCCAATGAGGACGGCGTCAGGAGCAGAAGCTCCCCAA GGGTGTTGGAGCAACGCTTGTTTGCAGCCTTGCTCATCAAGTGCGTGGTGCAGCTGGAGCTGATCCAGACCATCGACAACATCGTCTTCTTTCCCGCCACCAGCAAGAAGGAAGACGCGGAGAACTTTGCTGCAGCTCAG CGGGATGCTGTGAATGCATCAGACGTCCCCATGGAGACACAAGACCAGGGCATGTTCCGCTACCTGACCTCGCAGCAGCTCTTCAAGTTGCTGGACTGCCTGCTGGAGTCGCACCGCTTTGCCAAGGCTTTCAACTCCAACAACGAGCAGAGGACCCTGCTGTGGAAAGCAG GTTTCAAAGGAAAGTCCAAGCCTAACCTGTTGAAGCAGGAGACCAGCAGCTTGGCGTGCAGCCTGCGCATCCTTTTCCGCATGTACACGGACGAGACGCGTCAGGATGCCTGGGAGGAGGTCCAGAGGCGACTGCTGGA TGTGTGCAGTGAGGCCGTGGCGTACTTTTTGGCGTTGACCTCTGAGAGTCACAGAGAATCCTGGACCAACCTGCTGCTCCTGTTCCTCACCAAGGTGCTGAAGATCAGCGACGAGCGG TTCAAGGCCCACGCGTCCAGGTACTACCCTCTCTTGTGCGAGATCATGCAACTGGACCTCATCCCAGAGCTCCGTGCCGTCCTAAGAAAGTTCTACTTGCGCATCGGCCTGGTGTTTCACATCGCGCCGCTTCCTACGACCGAGCCAGACGCCGCCGAGCGAGACACGAGCCCCGAAGCAGAGGAGGAAGCTCAGCAGTGA